From Bombina bombina isolate aBomBom1 chromosome 1, aBomBom1.pri, whole genome shotgun sequence:
cctgcaccattggttcagcatacaaagctgaagaggtctcatgtgaaaatgagcaaaggggatcgcgtccgatgctgcagtcatgagacctaaaaccaccatgcacatagctactgaagggaatgattgaaactgaaggttccgacaagctgcaaccaatttcagacgtctcttgtctgttagggacaaagtcatggatactgaatctattttgaaacctaaaaaggttacacttgtctgaggaatcaaagaactttttggtaaattgatcctccaaccatgtctttgaagaaacaacactagttgattcgtgtgagattctgcagaacgtaaagactgagcaagtaccaagatattgtccaaataaggaaacaccgcaataccccgctctctgattacagagagtagggcacacagaacctttgaaaagatccttggagctgtcgctaggccaaaaggaagagcaacaaattggtaatgcttgtctagaaaagagaatctcaggaactgatagtgatctggatgaatcggaatatgaagatatgcatcctgtaagtctattgtggacatataatgcccttgctgaacaaaaggcagaatagtccttataatcaccattttaaatgttggtattcttacataacgattcaaaatttttagatccagaactggtctgaaagaattctccttctttgggacaatgaacagatttaaataaaaccccagaccccgttcctgaaaaggaaccggcacaattaccccagataactccaggtctgaaacacacttcaggaaagcctgagctttctctgggttcactggaatgtgtgagagaaagaaacttctcacaggcggtcttactttgaaacctattctgtacccctgagagacaatgttctgaatccaatgattttggactgaattgatccaaatatctttcaaaaatcttagtctgccccctaccagctgagctggaatgagggccgcaccttcatgcggacttgggggctgatttagatcttttaaatggcttggatttattccagactgaagaaggcttccaattggaaaccgttcccttaggggaaggattaggtttctgttccttattttgtcgaaaggaacaaaaatggttaggagccttaaatttacccttagattttttatcctgaggcaaaaaagctcccttccccccagtgacagttgaaataatcgaatccaactgagaaccaaataatttattaccttggaaagagagagatagcaacgttgatttaaaagtcatatcagcattccaagctaatatagctaaagatatatatctaacatcaattctaatgatatcaaaaatggcatcacaaatgaaattattagcatgttgaattaacttaacaatgctatacacattatgatctggtacttgttgcgctaaggtttccaaccaaaaagttgaagcagctgcaacatcagccaaagaaatagcaggcctaagatgacctgaacataaataagccttccttagataagattcaagtttcctatctaaagggtctttaaaacaagtactatctgtcgtaggaatagtagtacgctttgcaagagtagagatagccccatcaactttggggatcttttcccaaaactccaatctatcaattggcaaaggatacagtttcttaaaccttgaagaaggagtaaaagaagtacccagtctattccattccctagaaatcacatctgaaatagcatcaggaactggaaaaacctcaggaacaattacatgaggtttaaaaaccgaatttaaacgtttactagttttaatatcaagaggacttgtctcctccatatctaatgcaatcaacacatcttttaataaggaacgaatatactccattttaaataagtatgaagatttgccagtgtcaatatctgaggcagaatcttctgaaccagatagatcctcatcagagatagataaatcagaatgttgtcggtcatataaaaattcatcaattttatgagaagttttaaaagaccttttacatttattagaaggcggtatgacagacaaagccttctgaatggaattagaaacaaattctctcacattaacaggcatatcctgagcattagatgttgaaggaccagcaacaggtaatggactactactaatggaaatattgtctgcatgtaaaagtttgccatgacaactatcacaaactacagccggaggaacagttaccacaagtttacaacaaatgcacttagctttagtagaaccgacatcaggcagcaggattccagtagtagattctaagacagggtcagtttgagacatcttgcaatatgtaagagaaaaaataacatataaagcaaaatgatcaatttccttatatgacagtttcaggaatgggaaagaaatgcaaacaaaataagcctctggaaaccagaagcaaaaagaaatgaagtcttaaataatgtcaaaagcttggcgccaagtatgacgcccacaactgacaaaatattttttggcgccaaaaacgtctgcaacaaacacgagcatcatagatgacgcaactacgtgaaaaaactTGGCACCAACTaaaacgccggaaatgatgaaataacgtcaacaaacgtaattctcgcgccaaaaaagtcttgcgccaagaatgacgcaataaattatagcattttgcgctcccgggAGCCTAACATCccacaatttagaaaagagagtcaatttgaaaacttcagttaagaattttttttttatatgcatttcccagatatgaaactgacagtctgcaaaaaggaaatatactgataaacctgaatcatggcaaatataagtacaaacatatatttagaaccttaaatataaagtgccaaaccatagctgagagtgtcttaaataaaagaaacatacttaccaaaagacactcatctacataaagtagatagccaaaccagtactgaaacgataatcagcagaggtaatggtatataagagtatatcgtcgatctgaaaagggaggtaggaaatgaatctctatgaccgataacagagaacctatgaaatagatccccgttaggatgaccattgtattcaataggtaatactcccttcacatccctctgtcattcactacactctgagaggaaccgggcttcaaaaagctgagaagcgcatatatcgtagaatctagcacaaacttacttcaccacctccatatgaggcaaagtttgtaaaactgaattgtgggtgtggtggggggtgtatttataggcattttgaggtttgggaaactttgcccctcctggtaggattgtatatcccatacgtcactagctcatggactcttgccaattacatgaaagaaaggtaatcTCCTCTGCAAAAAGAGCAATTGTTGGGATTGTTGCTGGTGGTGGTCGTATTGACAAACCCATTCTGAAAGCAGGTCGTGCCTACCATAAATATAAGGCAAAGAGAAACTGCTGGTCACGAGTCCATGGTGTGGCTATGAACCCTGTTGAAGATCCCTTCGGTATTGGTAACCTTCAGCACATTAGTAAACTTTCAACAATCAGAAGGGACGCTCCAGCTGGTAATAAAGTTGGTCTTATTGCTGTCCTTCGTACTGGTCATCTACGTGGTACAATGACTGTACAGTAGAAGGAGAACTATTTTTTCAGAATCCAACTTACAAAATAAACTATACAAAAAttacctttaagaaaaaaaaaaaaaagtgcagtcccTTTTAAATGGTATAAGCTGTTCTATCCCAAACCGGCTCTTCTAAATACATGACCCATTAGATCAGCAGAAAATTTTGACCAAAAAAACAGGCCACTCCCAGTAACCCCCTGACAACAATCCTCTAACCAAGCAGTCAATGCGCCATATCCTGGTAATCCGGGAAAAAGCTTTGCAGCTTCTTCCAAATGTACAGCTGGCAGTCTACGGTCACGTAGTTAGGGCACTCCGCTACCGACCTCATTGAAGTAAGCTGGTCAGCTATACTAACTCGTAGGCCATCACAAATGTCTACCAATTTTTCTATCTGATACCTCAGACAATCTGCACCCTGCTAAAAAGGGTCGGCTGCATCCCCCATGGCAGAGATCAGCAAATGTAGTGACACATCTTGGCTCACATATACACTTGTTGGGGGGTCATCCCATACCAGATCTTCACAGCAAACAATGGGTCTCTGCCGCTCCATAGGTGTCTCCACTTCAGTAGATGGTTGCACAAAAACACCTTCCTGTATGTTCTGATTGAGTGATTCCCATTAGTCCATTGAGCATTGCGGCTTCATAATCTGCAAGTAAGGCTTATGGAAATACTTCCACCATAGCGAATATTATAAAGTGAAGAAAATATAGATTAATATCATTCTAATAGCATGAGTAGTTTCAAATATGAAAGTAATACAGTATTTACATCTGTATATCCCATATcactattaatgtgtgtgtgtgtgggggggggggggggtgaaggccTAAGTCATTGTATGGCCTCTGCTGCTGCATCCCTCATGTTTTGATTTCTTCCTGGCAAAATCTCCTATAAAAGTTATAGTAATCTGCACCGTAAATTCTCAGCATTTCAAAATTATGTAAAATAGGCTTGAATTGCAAATCAAATGATTGATAAACAGTGGATTTATTAACTCTAGTGTTCAGCCATGAAAAAGAGCAGCCATCCTAGTTGCCACTCAGACAAGCCATCcacattttttattcaatatatttCACCATAtaagaatagtttatttaagtatgttAATTTTCCCTCAGTTTTCCGTCTGAGGAAGCTGGCTAGCTGTTGTAATTTACCTCCCAACCGTCCTGGATTTTGAAGGATTGTGGTGGGTTGGGAAGCCTTGTCACTGTACCTCCCACAACCTTCCCCCTTCAAGGGGAATGTCCTGGTTTTCAGGGACTGCCCTGGCTTTACCCACAACATGCTCAACACCACCCACAGCACAGTCAAAAGCCCCACTCCTCCTGtcatggctccacccacaaaacacagATGGGCACCCTCCAGGAAATGTTAGTAGGTATGTAACTGTCAGTAGCAATTGTGTTCCGATGCAAACACATGCTGGAAAAATTAAATCACGCAATTGTCGTGTTATGTGATTTCAAGGCCAGAATTAGATCATGGGGGGACTGTGTACGATGCTAGGCACATGCCCAGTCTGATTTCCAATTCACttaaaggaggaggctgcaggactccattaaggtaggacgttccatgccatcctaacggtgttaaagcccagcactgttaggacagcGTGGTACGTCCTTACAGCATGAAGCGTTTAATTAGTTGTAAAAGGTAGAAGGAAAAAAGTGAAAGTGTAGGGGAGAGCAATTTAGAAGAAGAGGGGATGAGGACAATGGAAATGAGAGGAAGGGaaagagagaacaaagagaaaCAGAAGGCAAAACAGCTATAAAGAATGGAGGAAAAGTATgtagagaaaatatatttttgttattcttTGCATTCAGCCGAAAACATTTAGCCCCAGATTAGAAGTGGTGAGTTAATGAAAGTGCGGGTGTCGTAATAAGCAATATCAGTGGACTGCGCTAACATTAGCGCTCAACTTGATATTATAAGTCGATGGTAAATTACCGGTACATTTACCAAATATGGGTTAGTGACTAAGCCCGTCCGACGTCGTTCTAGCGACTCTATACTTTCAATGTATATTACGACCGGACtaaatagcactggtattacaagtttaaagttataggTTGTGCTTGAGTGAAAGCTGAAACTGCTCTAGAATATTAAGCACAACTTCAGACCTGGGGCTCCATTTAAGTAGCAGCGAACGCTGCTTCGGagtcccatcgtttcaggctcccATCGTTTCaggttataagaccgctgctccttaacctgtccgccaccttttaggtggtggtttgaaatcatcccaatccgatacgatcaggatgattgacagcccctgcctgctgctgattggctgccagtgagcagggggcggcattgcagaaacattttaccagaaatgcttgtgcaatgataaatgcagacagtgtatgctatagtgaatcatgtccgctcgatatatagtaaatctaccccctgaagtaaaatgtaagggataaaaaagttgcacaaaacacatcaaaaacatattaaaataaactagtacactcatatatacacattttagatGTTAAAAGGGtcatggtatatgtcaaggtgtttgactgcaaaggcctccaatgtataaatatatgtttgtgtatgtatatacggtgtgtgtatatatgagtataaatgtgcatttatgtgtaaatatgtatgtgcacacatacataaatatatacacatataaacacatatactgtatttacacatTATATAAACTTTTGAGCCTTTCCCagccaaataccttgaaacatgcaatatcatttgattcaatttttatatattttaatgtgttttgaatggaaatacttgaaattcctaaaatgtttttgtattttaaaatacaatttattttttattttgttagggctattagattaggtgtaattagtttaaatatctgtaatttgtttattattttctgtaatttagtgctttttttttgtactttagctaatttaatttagataattgtatttaatttagttaatttatttaattatagtgtagtgttaggtgttattgtaacttaggttaggttttattttacacttttgtatttattttagcaaggtagttataaaatagttaatagctatttaataactattctacctagttaaaataaatacaaccttgcctgtgaaataaaaataaagcctaagctagatacaatgtaactattagttatattgtagctatcttagggtttattttataggtaagtatttagttttaaataggaataatgtagttaattatataaattttatttagatttattttaattatatttcaattagggggtgttagggttagggttagacttaggtttaggggttaatacatttagtatagtggtggcgacgttgggggcggaagattagtggttaataaatgtaggtaggtggcagcgatgttagggacggcagattaggggttaataatatttaactaatgtttgcgaggcgggagtgcggcggtttaggggttaatatgtttattatagtggtggcgacgttggggcagcagattaggggttaataagtgtaggtaggttgcggcaacattggggcagtggattaggggttaataaatataatgtaggtggcggcgatgttgggggcagcagattaggggttcataaatataatgtaggtgacggcagtgtccagagcggcagattaggggttaaaaatgttattagaatgtttgcgatgcgggagggcctcggtttagaggttaataggtagtttatgggtgttagtgtactttttagcactttagttatgagttttatgttccggcgttgtaccataaaactcttaactactgacttttaaatgcgctaggactcttgacagggtagggtgtaccgctcactttttagcctcccaggacaaactcgtaatgccggcgctatggaagtcccatagaaaaaagactttacaaagtttatgtaagtcgttttgcggtaaggccaaagaagtgtgcggtgaccctaaaccttcaagactcgtaatatcagcgggcgtaaaaaagcagcgttaggacctcttaatgctgcttttttaccttaacgcacaactcgtaatctagccgaatgtttccttAAGGTTATGGTATATCTGAGCGTTTAAAAAATGTTAGGATTTaccatttataaaaataaacaagaCATTCAGTCAACAAAAAATAATGCTAAGAAAATTCAAATTAATCAAACAACCCAATTAACTAATTGTAGCTGAAACTGAAAAGAAAATTGTAATAAATGATTTGTctgaaatattttgtttttgttcgtgTCTAATACAAAGTAGTTACTAGTAGTAGGgaacttaaagagatagtaaagtccaatttaaactttcatgattcagatagggcatgtcattttaaacaactttctaatttatttttatcatcaaatttgctttattctcatggtattcttagttaaaagctaaacatatgtaggcttatatgctaatttctaagaccttgaaggccgcctcttatctaattgcatttgacagtttttcacaactagagggtgttagttcatatgttttatataaataacattgtgttcatgcacgtggagttatttaagagtcagtactaattgcctgaaatgcaagtctgtcaaaagatttgagatatggaggcagtcagcagaagcttagatacaaggggcgcgatccgatatacggcgcaggtttcggcgcaagcgtggaaacctgcgccgcccgtagtttcagcttgcaactcaagctatcttatatacggcgccgtcagtttctaaagtgccgtaagtctgacaaactagcgatgtccagaaatctgcgtaagtacaaatttctggagtcgccagtgacttacggcactttagaaactgccgcggCATCAAAAAAatcactaagttataaaatcacccgtaactatctaacatgcctcccaaaactagccagacacatatacccctctatccgcaatcccccctctcactcctaataataaatatattaacccctaaatcgccgctcccggaccccgctgccacctatattatatgtattaccccctaatctgacccccctatacctccgccagctacattaaactatattaccccctaatatgatccccctacaccgccgccacctattttatatgtactaccccctaatctgacccccttacaccgccgccacctatattaaaattattaacccctaatccccctataccgccgccacctataataaatttattaacccctaaaatactaaaatttccctaccactaaacctaagtctaaccctacaaatagccctgaaaagggctttttgagtggcattgccccaaagtaaccagctctattaccagcccttaaaagggccttttgcggggcattgccccaaagtaaccagctctattaccagcccttaaaaggactttttgcgggcattgtcacaaagtaatcagctcttttacttgtaatgtaatccccctacaccgccaccacatataataaatgtattaccacctaatctaatccccctacaccgccgccacctatattaaatatattaacccctaatctgacccccctacaccgccgccacctatattaactatattaaccctaattatattagggttaatatagttattatattatatatattaactatattaaccctatctaactctaacacccctaacataattattattaaaataaatctaaataataataataattttaactaaattattcctatttaaaactaaactaaatacttacctataaaataaaccctaagatagctacaatatcctttattataaaaggccaagtgtgtttgtccgaagctgtcatgcgcagtagagactgcgcgcacggacaaacacacctggcctttccgactgacctggcatctggcgtcagagtcagtgtgtggtggagtgggcgtggccggcgggtgctttgtgggcgtggccggcgggtgtgCTGTGGGCGTGGTCGGCGTGTGCGTCATGGGCGGGGTCAACTGCCGAAACAGAGCAGAAGATGGGGgataaagagatgggggagagagagactggggattaaaagaggggggagagagagacagcacaaaagagtgaggagagacagagacagcacaaaagagagaggagagacagagacagcacaaacgagaggggtgagacagagacagcacaaaagagagaggagagacagagacagcacaaatgagagaggagagacagcacaaaagagagagga
This genomic window contains:
- the LOC128661670 gene encoding 60S ribosomal protein L8-like, coding for MFENLRSICSLCSRTSPAGDREKVRVQLSEPGDRGQLAWASGNYATVISHNPETKNTRVKLPSGSKKVISSAKRAIVGIVAGGGRIDKPILKAGRAYHKYKAKRNCWSRVHGVAMNPVEDPFGIGNLQHISKLSTIRRDAPAGNKVGLIAVLRTGHLRGTMTVQ